A segment of the Microbacterium luteolum genome:
GATCCGCCACCAGATGCCGACCCGGCCGAGGCCGTCCAGGCGCGCCGCCTCTTCGAGCTCGCCGGGGAGCGCGATGAAGAACTGACGCATGACGAAGGTCGCCAGCACGCAGGGCGCGGCGAGCGCCGTGACCAGGATGAGCGGCCAGTGCGTGTTCACCAGCCCCGCCTGCGTGAACATCTGGAACAGCGGGACGATGGTCACCTCGCTCGGCACGAGCAGGCCGATGAGCACGACGAAGAACAGCACGTTGCGCCCGCGGAAGGGGATCCGTGCGAACGCGTATCCGGCCAGGCTCGCGACCAGCATCGTCACGAGCGTGACCACGACGGCGATGTAGACGCTGTTGAAGTACTGACGCGCGAACGGCTGGAACGTGAACGCCTCCGCATAGGCGGCGAGCGTCGGGGAGTCCGTGAAGATCGTCGGCGGAGATTGGAAGATCTCGTTCAACGGCTTGAGCGACGAGGCGATCATCCACACGGTCGGGACGACGAAGGGGATGGCGAGCACCGACAGCGCGACGATGAGGATGACGCGGCGCAGGACGTGGCCGGCTCGGCGCTGTCCGTGGGAGACGAGATCAGTCTTCATAGAACACCCACTTCTTGCGGAGCTGCCACTGCAGGAGCGTCAGCAGCATCACGAACGTCAGCAGCATGAGCGCGAGAGTCGACCCGTAGCCGATGTTGTTGAACTCGAATGCCTGCTGGAAGACGTAGTAGACCAGGACGGTCGTGGAGAGACCCGGCCCACCGCCGGTGAGGACGGCGATCTGCGCGAAGGCCTGCAGCGCCCCGACGATCGTGATGATCGCGGTGAGCAGCACCGTCGGCGAGATGAGCGGGAGCGTGATGCGGAAGAAGATGGTGGCGCTGCCTGCCCCGTCGATGCGGGCGGCCTCGTGCAGCTCGCTCGGCACCCCCTGGAGGGCGGAGAGGAACAGCACCATGTTGATCCCCACGCTGCGGACCACCTGCGAGACGATCACGGCGATCATGGCCGTGTCGCCGCTCTGCAGCCAGTTCGGGCCGTCGATGCCGATGACGGAGAGGGCGCCGTTGATGCCGCCGTTGTCCTGCAGGAGGAATCCCCAGACCAGCGTCCAGGCGACGACCGACACGACGACCGGCGAGAAGAACAGCGTGCGGAAGAAGGTCACACCGCGGAATCGGCGGTTGAGCATCACGGCGAGTCCCAGGCCGAGAGCGATGTTCAGGACGACGATGCCGCCGGAGAAGACCACCGTCGCGAGCAGGACGGACGGCAGCTGGGGGTCGGTCAGCAGGTCGGCGTAGTTGTCGCCGCCCACGAACTCGAGGCGGCCGCTGAAGATGTTCCAGTCGTTGAGGCTGTACCAGACGGCGAGTCCGACGGGCACGAGCACGAACAGCACGACGCCGATGAGCTGCGGCGTGATGAACAGGTAGCCCGCGAGCTGGTCGCGGCGCGACGCCGACCAGAACCGTCGTCTGGACGGTGCGGCGGGGGGCCGGGAGGCGCCGGCGGGCGCCTCCCGGGTTTCCACGATGGTGACGGTCATCTCAGTTCGCGAGCACGGGCTGGATCGCCTCGCACACCTCTCCGAGCACGGCCTCGACGTCGGCATCCGCGACCCACATCGCATCGAAGGCCGCCTTGCCCTTCTGCGCGATCTCCGCCGGGTTGGTGTGGTTGGGCAGCGTCACGGAGTCGGGCACCTGGTCGACGACGACAGCCTGGAGCTGCTCCGCCGTGAGCTTGGCGTTGTTCTCGGCGAGCTTCTCGCCCGTGAGCAGCGACGCACGGGGCGGCGGGAAGTACTGGGCCAGCAGCGCGGCGTTCTCCGGGTCGGTCAGGAAGGCGAGGAAGTCGGTGGCCTCCTGGGTGTGCGCGCTCGAGGAGAGCACGCCGACACCGGCCTGGCCGATCACCGAGTAGTCGCCCTCGGGCCCAGCGGGCAGCGGGATGACGTCGTAGGCGAAGGTCCCGTCGAGCAGCGACGCGCGCGACACCTGCGCGACGGTGAAGGCGGCGTCGCCGGCGAAGAAGTCGGCGGCCACCCCCGGCCCCGGCATGGACTTGTCGACGAAGGCGGCGTCGTGGAGGAACTGGAACGCGTCGACCATCTCCGGGCTGTCGAAGGTGCAGGTCGCGCCGTCGTCGGACCATGCCGAGGCTCCCCAGCCCGTCCAGACCGTGGCGAGGGTGTTCCACGACGAGTAGTCGAAGTCGCGGATGACGAAGCCGGCCTTGCCGGTGGCGGCGTTGACCGCGGCGCCGATCGTCGAGATGTCCTCCCACGTCGGATCCTCCGCGGGGAGCGTCTGGCCCGCCAGCGTCAGGAGGTCGGTGTTGACGTACAGCGCGAAGGGCGAGTTCGAGAACGGGTATGCGTAGAGCTCGTCATCGACGGAGAACTCCGCGGTGACGCTGCCCAGGAGGTCGTCGTAGTCCCAGCCCTTCGTCGCCTCGAGCTCGTCGGTGAGCGGGACGAGGGCATCCGCCGCGATGAGGTCCTTCGACAGGTCTCCCATCCACGCGAGGTCGGGGGCGTTGCCGCCGGCGATCTGCGTGGTGAGCGTCGTGTTGTAGTCGGCGAACGGAAGGCTCTCGAAGGTGATCGACCCGATCTCCGGGTGATCGGCCTTGTAGGCGTCGGCGATCGAGTCGAACAGCGCGAGCTGGTCCTCGTTCGAGGTCCACACGCTCATCCGCAGATCGACGCTGCCGGGTGCGGCCTCGGTCTCGACGGGTTCCGGCGCAGCAGCCGCGCAGCCCGCGGTCACGAGACCGATCGATACCGTCAGCGCCGCGGCGCCGAACAGCTTCTTTGCTGTGTTCATGTCGTTTCCTTCTTCTAGTAGCCGATGATCTCGGGCCAGTGGATCTCCACGCCGACCTCGCCGAGGCGGGACTGGAGCTGTGCGGTGAGCGCAGC
Coding sequences within it:
- a CDS encoding carbohydrate ABC transporter permease encodes the protein MKTDLVSHGQRRAGHVLRRVILIVALSVLAIPFVVPTVWMIASSLKPLNEIFQSPPTIFTDSPTLAAYAEAFTFQPFARQYFNSVYIAVVVTLVTMLVASLAGYAFARIPFRGRNVLFFVVLIGLLVPSEVTIVPLFQMFTQAGLVNTHWPLILVTALAAPCVLATFVMRQFFIALPGELEEAARLDGLGRVGIWWRISMPLAKPALSAVAILTFLASWNLYLEPTVYLTSPELFTLPQALTRYADAYGGEMWNTQLAAATMTVVPMLIVFIIAQKQFVEGLAHSGLKG
- a CDS encoding carbohydrate ABC transporter permease — translated: MTVTIVETREAPAGASRPPAAPSRRRFWSASRRDQLAGYLFITPQLIGVVLFVLVPVGLAVWYSLNDWNIFSGRLEFVGGDNYADLLTDPQLPSVLLATVVFSGGIVVLNIALGLGLAVMLNRRFRGVTFFRTLFFSPVVVSVVAWTLVWGFLLQDNGGINGALSVIGIDGPNWLQSGDTAMIAVIVSQVVRSVGINMVLFLSALQGVPSELHEAARIDGAGSATIFFRITLPLISPTVLLTAIITIVGALQAFAQIAVLTGGGPGLSTTVLVYYVFQQAFEFNNIGYGSTLALMLLTFVMLLTLLQWQLRKKWVFYED
- a CDS encoding ABC transporter substrate-binding protein; the encoded protein is MNTAKKLFGAAALTVSIGLVTAGCAAAAPEPVETEAAPGSVDLRMSVWTSNEDQLALFDSIADAYKADHPEIGSITFESLPFADYNTTLTTQIAGGNAPDLAWMGDLSKDLIAADALVPLTDELEATKGWDYDDLLGSVTAEFSVDDELYAYPFSNSPFALYVNTDLLTLAGQTLPAEDPTWEDISTIGAAVNAATGKAGFVIRDFDYSSWNTLATVWTGWGASAWSDDGATCTFDSPEMVDAFQFLHDAAFVDKSMPGPGVAADFFAGDAAFTVAQVSRASLLDGTFAYDVIPLPAGPEGDYSVIGQAGVGVLSSSAHTQEATDFLAFLTDPENAALLAQYFPPPRASLLTGEKLAENNAKLTAEQLQAVVVDQVPDSVTLPNHTNPAEIAQKGKAAFDAMWVADADVEAVLGEVCEAIQPVLAN